One Dokdonia sp. Dokd-P16 genomic window carries:
- a CDS encoding S-adenosyl-l-methionine hydroxide adenosyltransferase family protein: MKIITLTTDFGEKDPFAGAVKGAIYSELEEVRIVDISHNVSPFHLMEAAYIIQNAYQNFPKGTIHVIGVDSELTPETNHIAVKLDGHYFICANNGIISLLTKDIIPEEKVEINIHDRTQTNFTVLDVFVKTACHIARGGTLGVIGKNIETIRQLTGISPVINTSRNQISGNVIYIDNYGNVISNITKKLFDEVGKGRDYRLQARGADISKIHNQYSDAINFTIDKSKREEEGKKLAVFNSGGYVELAIYKSNPSTVGSAASLFGLNYRDTVMINFIDK, from the coding sequence ATGAAAATAATCACTCTTACTACAGACTTTGGAGAGAAAGATCCTTTTGCAGGCGCTGTAAAGGGTGCTATTTATTCAGAGTTAGAAGAAGTGCGCATTGTAGACATCTCGCATAATGTATCTCCCTTTCATCTTATGGAAGCAGCCTATATTATTCAGAATGCTTATCAAAATTTTCCAAAGGGAACTATACATGTTATAGGAGTAGATAGTGAACTCACTCCTGAGACAAATCATATCGCTGTAAAGCTAGACGGTCATTATTTTATATGTGCAAATAATGGTATTATTTCTCTCCTCACTAAGGATATTATACCTGAAGAAAAGGTAGAAATAAACATTCACGACCGCACACAAACTAACTTTACTGTTCTTGATGTATTTGTAAAAACTGCATGTCATATTGCACGTGGTGGAACCTTAGGAGTTATAGGTAAAAACATAGAAACTATAAGACAACTTACGGGAATCTCACCAGTAATAAATACCTCACGAAATCAAATTTCTGGAAATGTCATTTACATAGACAACTATGGAAATGTGATAAGCAATATCACAAAAAAGCTATTTGATGAGGTAGGTAAGGGTCGAGATTACAGACTTCAAGCGAGAGGTGCCGACATTTCAAAAATTCATAATCAGTACAGTGATGCCATTAACTTTACGATTGACAAATCTAAACGTGAAGAAGAAGGTAAAAAGCTAGCTGTATTTAATTCTGGCGGATATGTGGAACTTGCCATTTATAAAAGCAATCCCAGTACTGTAGGAAGTGCTGCTAGCTTATTTGGCCTCAATTATAGAGATACTGTGATGATTAATTTTATAGATAAATGA
- a CDS encoding phosphoribosylaminoimidazolesuccinocarboxamide synthase, with product MVNTITDTNFNFPGQKSIYKGKVREVYTLEDDLLLMVATDRLSAFDVVMPKGIPFKGQILNQIATKMMKDTEDLVPNWLVATPDPNVAIGKRCEPFKVEMVIRGYMSGHAAREYKAGRRILCGVAMPEGMKENDAFPAPIITPATKAEMGDHDEDISREDIIKKNIVSEEDYLVLEDYTRKLFQRGSEIAASRGLILVDTKYEFGKTADGEIVLIDEIHTPDSSRYFYAEGYEEHQAAGEAQKQLSKEFVRQWLISNDFQGLEGQTVPEMTDEYIETVSERYIELYENITGDAFAKADTSNIQERIEKNVLAYLAK from the coding sequence ATAGTGAACACTATTACAGACACTAATTTTAACTTCCCTGGTCAGAAATCTATCTATAAGGGTAAAGTAAGAGAAGTCTACACACTCGAAGATGATTTATTACTTATGGTTGCAACAGATAGGTTAAGCGCCTTTGATGTTGTAATGCCTAAAGGAATTCCTTTTAAAGGACAAATCTTAAATCAGATTGCTACTAAAATGATGAAGGACACAGAAGACCTCGTGCCTAACTGGCTCGTGGCTACTCCAGATCCTAATGTGGCAATAGGGAAGCGATGTGAGCCTTTTAAGGTGGAGATGGTGATACGTGGTTATATGTCTGGGCACGCAGCTAGAGAGTATAAAGCGGGTAGGAGAATACTTTGTGGTGTTGCGATGCCAGAGGGAATGAAAGAAAATGATGCTTTTCCAGCTCCTATTATTACACCAGCCACTAAGGCAGAGATGGGTGATCACGATGAGGATATCTCAAGGGAAGATATTATTAAAAAGAACATCGTTTCAGAAGAGGATTACTTGGTGCTAGAAGATTACACACGCAAGCTTTTTCAAAGAGGAAGTGAGATAGCAGCATCTAGAGGGCTTATTCTTGTAGATACAAAGTATGAATTTGGAAAAACAGCAGATGGTGAGATTGTTCTCATAGATGAAATACATACACCAGATTCTTCTCGTTACTTCTATGCAGAAGGTTATGAGGAGCATCAAGCAGCTGGCGAAGCCCAAAAACAACTTTCAAAAGAGTTTGTGAGACAGTGGCTTATCTCAAATGACTTTCAAGGTTTAGAAGGACAGACGGTGCCTGAGATGACAGACGAGTACATTGAGACTGTATCAGAAAGATATATTGAGTTGTATGAGAATATTACGGGTGACGCTTTCGCGAAAGCGGATACCTCAAATATTCAAGAGCGTATCGAGAAGAACGTGCTCGCATACCTTGCAAAGTAA
- a CDS encoding alanine/glycine:cation symporter family protein — MQSQPSFYDQANELIADFSSAMWGIPLVCLLIGGGLFLLIYSRFLPFRYLGHAVAVLRGKYDGENDEGEITHFQALTTALSATVGMGNIAGVAVAIAIGGPGAVFWMWMSAIVGMGTKFFTGSLAIMYRGKDSEGKTQGGPMYFITEGMGKAWKPLAVIFSIAGLVGALPVFNVNQLTQAVNDILLVPQGVEVGFTSNLIIGLVLVAITAVVILGGLDRISKTASRLVPAMVLIYFVAVMAILFVNIDVVPKYLGLIFTDAFSADFYTGDKLLGGVVGGLILLGIKRGAFSNEAGVGTAPMAHGAAKTAEPIREGLVAMLGPAIDTIVVCTLTALAILVTDVWQTSDANGVTLTASAFAKALSPAGKYVLLLCIAVFSISSLFSYSYYGTKCLSFLFGAHNKKYYNIAYIASILIGATTSLSMMINLIDGFFAIMAIPTMIATLYLAPRVMKEARRYFKALKE, encoded by the coding sequence ATGCAATCACAACCATCATTTTACGATCAGGCTAATGAGCTTATAGCAGATTTTTCTAGCGCTATGTGGGGAATCCCGCTCGTATGCTTACTTATAGGTGGCGGTCTGTTTTTGCTCATCTACTCTCGGTTTTTACCGTTTAGATATCTAGGTCATGCCGTTGCAGTACTGCGAGGGAAATATGATGGAGAAAACGACGAAGGAGAGATCACACACTTTCAAGCACTCACTACAGCGCTTAGTGCAACTGTGGGTATGGGTAACATCGCCGGTGTAGCAGTAGCAATTGCTATAGGAGGTCCAGGTGCTGTATTCTGGATGTGGATGAGTGCAATAGTGGGGATGGGGACAAAATTTTTTACAGGTTCACTTGCTATTATGTACCGCGGTAAAGATAGCGAGGGTAAAACGCAAGGAGGGCCTATGTATTTTATCACAGAAGGAATGGGTAAGGCTTGGAAACCACTTGCCGTAATCTTTAGTATTGCGGGACTCGTGGGAGCATTGCCGGTTTTTAATGTAAACCAACTCACACAGGCGGTAAATGATATATTACTGGTTCCGCAGGGTGTTGAGGTGGGTTTCACCTCTAACTTGATTATCGGGCTCGTGCTTGTTGCTATTACGGCAGTTGTCATACTAGGCGGACTCGATCGTATTTCTAAAACTGCGTCAAGACTGGTACCGGCGATGGTACTTATTTACTTTGTAGCGGTAATGGCAATACTCTTTGTAAACATAGATGTAGTACCTAAGTATCTAGGTCTCATATTTACAGACGCCTTCTCTGCCGATTTTTATACGGGAGATAAACTGCTGGGTGGCGTGGTAGGTGGATTGATTCTATTAGGTATAAAACGTGGAGCGTTCTCAAACGAGGCAGGAGTAGGTACAGCACCTATGGCGCACGGCGCCGCAAAAACTGCAGAGCCTATCCGTGAAGGACTTGTGGCAATGCTCGGTCCAGCAATTGATACCATTGTGGTGTGTACACTTACGGCGCTTGCAATCTTAGTGACAGATGTATGGCAAACCAGTGATGCAAATGGTGTTACGCTTACGGCATCTGCTTTCGCGAAAGCGTTATCACCCGCAGGGAAATACGTATTATTGTTATGTATCGCCGTGTTTAGTATCTCATCGCTTTTCTCTTATAGTTATTATGGAACGAAGTGTTTGAGCTTCCTTTTTGGAGCGCATAACAAGAAGTATTATAACATCGCTTATATCGCAAGTATCTTGATAGGTGCTACCACATCACTTAGTATGATGATTAACTTGATAGACGGCTTTTTTGCCATCATGGCAATCCCTACAATGATTGCAACGCTTTATCTCGCGCCAAGAGTAATGAAGGAAGCGAGGAGATATTTTAAGGCTTTGAAAGAATAG
- a CDS encoding CAL67264 family membrane protein, protein MGMNKNTVLAWATFIMILVGLGLIALGVFRYTDVAGWGFASVGIGFFAIAWVFNALKGRV, encoded by the coding sequence ATGGGTATGAATAAAAATACCGTTCTGGCTTGGGCCACTTTTATAATGATTTTAGTAGGCTTAGGACTTATTGCTCTAGGCGTTTTTAGATATACTGATGTAGCCGGCTGGGGTTTTGCATCTGTGGGTATTGGCTTTTTTGCTATTGCTTGGGTATTTAATGCCCTTAAGGGTCGTGTATAA
- a CDS encoding PhoH family protein, with protein sequence MNELILELSEINPREFFGQRNSNIELLKQYYPKLKIVARGNKIKAYGDEDLLEEFDRRMTMLMEHFGKYNKLDENSIERVLTSVSKADYETPVESGDTLVHGVSGKLIKPQTANQRKLVELAKKNDLTFAIGPAGTGKTYIGVALAVQALKEKRVKKIILTRPAVEAGENLGFLPGDLKEKLDPYMQPLYDALRDMIPHEKLETFIEKGVIQIAPMAFMRGRTLDNAFVILDEAQNTTHAQMKMFLTRMGRNAKFMITGDPGQIDLPRRVTSGLKEALLILKTVEGVGMVYLDDKDVVRHPLVKKMIAAYREIENRND encoded by the coding sequence TTGAACGAATTAATCTTAGAACTCTCAGAAATCAATCCGCGCGAATTTTTCGGTCAGCGTAACTCAAATATCGAACTTTTAAAACAGTATTATCCAAAGCTTAAAATTGTTGCTAGAGGTAACAAAATCAAAGCTTATGGTGATGAGGATCTCCTCGAAGAGTTTGATAGGCGTATGACGATGCTTATGGAGCATTTTGGGAAATACAATAAGCTTGATGAGAATTCTATAGAGCGTGTACTCACTAGTGTAAGTAAAGCAGATTATGAAACCCCGGTAGAAAGTGGTGACACACTTGTACATGGTGTAAGTGGTAAACTTATAAAGCCGCAAACTGCAAACCAGCGTAAACTAGTAGAGCTCGCAAAGAAGAATGACTTAACATTTGCCATAGGCCCAGCGGGTACTGGAAAAACATATATAGGTGTTGCTCTAGCCGTACAAGCTCTCAAAGAAAAGAGAGTAAAAAAAATTATTCTCACACGTCCAGCGGTTGAAGCTGGTGAAAACCTAGGTTTTTTACCAGGTGATCTTAAGGAAAAGCTAGATCCATATATGCAGCCGCTATATGATGCGCTACGGGATATGATTCCTCATGAAAAACTAGAAACGTTTATTGAGAAAGGAGTCATACAGATTGCTCCTATGGCATTTATGCGTGGTCGTACTTTAGATAATGCCTTTGTAATACTTGACGAAGCGCAGAATACAACGCACGCTCAAATGAAAATGTTCCTTACTCGTATGGGACGTAATGCAAAATTTATGATTACTGGAGATCCAGGACAGATAGATTTACCTAGGAGAGTTACTAGTGGTCTTAAAGAAGCGCTACTTATTCTCAAAACCGTTGAAGGAGTTGGTATGGTTTACCTAGATGATAAAGATGTAGTACGCCATCCCCTAGTAAAGAAAATGATTGCAGCATATAGAGAGATAGAAAATAGAAATGACTAA
- a CDS encoding DNA topoisomerase IB — protein MTLTASQIENILRNPEETAAAANLIYVSDADLNIRRKKKKKNFHYYFNDKPLEDKKELERINNLVIPPNWEKVRIAYPPNGHLQVVGRDAKNRKVYRYHDLWSKIRNQTKFYKLANFGNALPNLRERIDQDLDAPDMSKRKVLALVLRLMEETHIRIGNDYYAKRNKTYGLSTLRTRHVTTTKEKIRFEFVGKKGKKHDITLRNKKLAKLVNRCEEIPGWELFQFYDANGEKHRVDSTMVNDYIHELSGALFSAKDFRTWGATKTFFETVHDLGYTDNEKENKSNVLKGFDAAAEALGNTRNVCRKYYVHPQIVDAYESGSIVAEFKKVDAHQGARSFFTETEEVLLQMISKFELDFSK, from the coding sequence ATGACACTCACCGCCAGCCAAATCGAGAACATCCTGAGAAATCCTGAGGAAACTGCAGCAGCAGCAAATCTTATTTATGTCTCTGATGCAGACCTCAACATAAGAAGGAAGAAGAAGAAGAAAAACTTTCATTATTATTTCAATGATAAGCCTCTTGAGGACAAAAAAGAATTAGAGCGCATCAATAATCTTGTGATACCGCCTAACTGGGAGAAAGTGCGCATTGCCTATCCTCCTAACGGGCACTTACAAGTGGTAGGGCGCGATGCTAAAAACAGAAAAGTATACCGCTATCACGATCTGTGGTCAAAAATTAGAAACCAAACTAAGTTTTATAAACTAGCCAATTTCGGAAACGCACTACCTAATTTACGAGAACGCATAGATCAAGACCTAGATGCTCCAGATATGTCTAAGCGCAAAGTACTTGCACTTGTGTTGAGACTTATGGAAGAGACTCACATACGCATAGGTAACGACTATTACGCAAAGCGCAATAAAACCTATGGTCTCTCTACCTTACGCACCAGACACGTGACGACTACTAAGGAAAAAATCCGCTTTGAATTTGTGGGTAAAAAAGGCAAAAAGCACGATATCACGCTACGTAATAAGAAACTAGCAAAGCTTGTAAACCGTTGTGAGGAAATACCTGGCTGGGAGTTATTTCAATTTTATGATGCAAATGGTGAAAAGCACCGCGTAGATAGCACAATGGTAAACGATTACATACACGAGCTAAGTGGCGCCTTATTTTCGGCAAAAGATTTTAGAACTTGGGGAGCTACAAAAACCTTTTTTGAGACGGTGCATGATTTAGGATATACAGATAATGAGAAAGAAAATAAATCTAACGTGCTCAAGGGTTTTGATGCCGCGGCAGAGGCCCTAGGCAACACACGCAATGTATGTCGAAAGTACTATGTGCATCCTCAAATAGTAGATGCCTACGAGTCTGGATCTATCGTAGCTGAATTTAAAAAAGTAGATGCTCATCAAGGGGCAAGATCATTTTTTACAGAAACTGAGGAGGTATTACTGCAAATGATTTCAAAGTTTGAATTAGATTTTAGTAAGTGA
- a CDS encoding biliverdin-producing heme oxygenase, producing MILEALKNGTASIHDAIEKNNLTNFIMDGSIDQNQYETLLRHNFKVYKAVEDFINGRYEMLPLGLKSFAGYEKTNALAKDITAFSSMPLPEPMSISGARDEATLVGKLYVIEGSMIGGIMMSKKLQSCSNLSHIERHHFFNGDVNEGLLRWNEFKEAVDSLDFNYEEIKTAVKSAKATFKLFKKAYKKELI from the coding sequence ATGATTTTAGAAGCACTCAAGAATGGAACAGCATCAATTCACGATGCGATAGAAAAAAACAACTTAACTAATTTTATAATGGATGGTTCAATTGATCAAAATCAATATGAAACATTGTTACGTCATAATTTTAAAGTATATAAAGCTGTCGAAGATTTTATAAATGGTCGCTACGAAATGTTGCCACTAGGATTAAAGTCATTTGCAGGTTATGAAAAGACGAATGCGTTAGCTAAAGATATTACAGCGTTTTCAAGTATGCCGCTGCCCGAGCCTATGAGCATATCAGGAGCTAGAGATGAAGCAACCTTAGTGGGAAAACTTTACGTTATAGAAGGATCTATGATAGGAGGAATAATGATGAGTAAGAAGCTTCAATCTTGCAGTAATCTCTCTCACATAGAGAGACATCATTTTTTTAATGGAGACGTAAACGAAGGTTTGTTGAGGTGGAATGAATTTAAAGAAGCTGTTGATTCTTTAGACTTTAATTATGAAGAAATTAAAACTGCTGTAAAAAGTGCAAAAGCTACGTTTAAGCTGTTTAAGAAAGCCTACAAGAAGGAGCTCATCTAG
- a CDS encoding DUF3467 domain-containing protein, which produces MAEDKKTQKNQKQINIELDEAVAQGTYSNLAIINHSVSEFVVDFVNIMPGTPKSKVKSRIILTPQHAKRLAKALAENVKRFENAHGVIKDYERQPVPLNFGPTGQA; this is translated from the coding sequence ATGGCTGAAGATAAAAAAACTCAAAAAAACCAAAAACAAATAAATATAGAACTGGATGAGGCTGTTGCTCAAGGCACGTACTCAAACCTGGCAATAATAAATCATTCTGTTTCAGAATTTGTAGTAGACTTTGTAAATATTATGCCTGGTACGCCTAAAAGTAAGGTGAAGAGCCGCATCATATTAACACCGCAACATGCTAAAAGACTTGCTAAGGCACTTGCAGAAAACGTAAAACGTTTTGAGAATGCACATGGTGTTATAAAAGATTATGAGAGACAACCTGTTCCATTAAATTTTGGACCTACAGGTCAGGCTTAA
- a CDS encoding helix-turn-helix domain-containing protein: MKSYKLKIEQVDDFVPEIADAFGVNYTNNFGEFAMQIPTHLGKGFIKGINFPNGIGLHIINGDMVDDTELYFENNGMNSLRFIYCMKGEVGHKFSGDSEEMAIRRAEHLIAAPRYNEDQVYIIKKEKPAIICYLELNKAKFQEQLSYDLSKVDEVYYPLFADVNALTQVCYKGYYSLQISDIIDDILTNDDEGLVRTNYLGAKALECTSLMLKLFKEDSLEGNKRTTLRLSDLDNIAAAVQYIENHISELVTIPEIAEVVGIETYRLQDGFKRNYGMTVNDYIKEFRLKRALTMLTSEDKNVSEVVYALGLSSRSYFSKIFKEKYGISPSSLRRNPEI, translated from the coding sequence ATGAAATCATATAAGCTTAAAATAGAACAAGTAGACGACTTTGTACCAGAAATTGCAGATGCTTTTGGGGTCAATTACACAAACAACTTTGGGGAGTTTGCAATGCAAATCCCTACTCATTTAGGTAAAGGTTTCATAAAAGGCATTAATTTTCCTAACGGTATCGGTCTTCATATCATTAACGGTGATATGGTAGACGATACCGAACTTTATTTTGAGAATAACGGAATGAATTCCTTGCGCTTTATTTATTGCATGAAAGGGGAGGTGGGTCATAAATTTTCAGGAGATTCTGAAGAAATGGCTATTAGAAGAGCAGAGCATCTTATCGCAGCGCCTAGGTATAATGAGGATCAAGTCTACATTATCAAAAAGGAAAAGCCTGCAATTATTTGTTATTTAGAGCTCAATAAAGCAAAATTCCAAGAACAGCTTTCCTACGATTTATCAAAGGTAGATGAAGTCTATTATCCGCTCTTTGCAGATGTTAATGCACTGACCCAAGTGTGCTACAAAGGATATTACAGTTTACAAATTTCAGATATCATAGATGATATCTTGACCAATGATGATGAAGGTCTGGTAAGAACAAATTATCTTGGAGCAAAGGCATTAGAGTGCACCTCATTAATGCTTAAGTTATTCAAAGAAGACTCACTCGAAGGTAACAAGCGCACGACGCTTAGGTTATCAGATCTAGACAATATTGCAGCTGCTGTTCAATATATAGAAAATCATATATCTGAGCTTGTAACCATTCCAGAAATCGCCGAAGTGGTAGGCATCGAGACCTACCGATTACAAGATGGATTTAAGCGCAATTATGGTATGACCGTAAATGATTATATCAAGGAGTTTAGACTTAAGAGAGCTTTGACTATGCTCACCTCAGAAGATAAAAATGTATCTGAAGTAGTGTATGCACTTGGCTTGTCTAGTAGGAGTTATTTTTCAAAAATATTTAAAGAAAAATATGGAATTAGTCCTTCCTCTTTGAGACGAAATCCAGAGATTTAA
- a CDS encoding putative quinol monooxygenase, with translation MIVRLVKLRFRESEIPAFLANFEKVKEKIRASNGCLYLELLRGEDDPCIFFTHSHWISDEALQNYRNSELFKGIWAQTKTKFSAKPEAWTTSSLEKLL, from the coding sequence ATGATTGTAAGACTTGTAAAATTACGCTTTCGCGAAAGCGAGATACCAGCTTTTCTAGCTAATTTTGAGAAGGTAAAAGAAAAAATTAGAGCCTCTAATGGATGTTTATATTTAGAGCTACTACGTGGTGAAGATGATCCCTGTATTTTCTTTACTCACAGTCACTGGATATCTGACGAAGCGCTACAGAATTATCGTAACTCAGAACTTTTTAAAGGTATCTGGGCACAAACGAAAACTAAGTTTAGTGCAAAGCCTGAAGCTTGGACTACTTCATCTCTAGAAAAACTACTTTAA
- a CDS encoding response regulator, whose amino-acid sequence MSTEVHILLVEDTDSDAALITRQIHKLDNAYKVQVVDNLADFEVAIKTFNPQLIISDYNLPTCTGMEVLDVARSKSPTATFLFVTGTLQDEELAAETILNGADGFILKRHISVLASKLAPHIDKIKNRPVIVQNTRNRIKQSTDLVNDIKEYMEDINRENISHQERIAKIREHLDKIKSSL is encoded by the coding sequence AGACTCAGATGCTGCACTTATCACAAGGCAAATTCACAAGTTAGATAATGCATATAAAGTGCAAGTTGTTGATAATCTTGCAGATTTTGAAGTGGCAATTAAGACTTTTAATCCGCAGCTTATAATTTCAGATTATAATTTGCCTACGTGTACTGGGATGGAAGTGCTAGATGTTGCTAGAAGTAAGTCTCCTACTGCTACCTTCTTATTTGTAACAGGTACTCTTCAAGATGAAGAACTCGCTGCCGAAACTATTTTAAATGGTGCAGACGGCTTTATTTTAAAAAGACACATTAGCGTACTTGCTTCTAAACTGGCTCCACATATAGATAAAATTAAAAATAGACCTGTCATTGTGCAAAACACGAGAAATCGTATTAAGCAAAGTACAGATCTTGTAAATGATATAAAGGAGTATATGGAGGACATTAATAGAGAAAATATCTCTCATCAAGAGCGGATAGCCAAAATAAGAGAGCATCTTGATAAGATTAAAAGCTCATTGTAA
- a CDS encoding acyl-CoA carboxylase subunit beta has translation MDLKFNKNEDHNKLLLSEMRTRLGQVKLGGGQKRIDKHKAKGKMTARERINYLVDNPDKCIEIAAFAGDGMYEEHGGCPSGGVVVKIGYVSGKQCLIVANDATVKAGAWFPITGKKNLRAQEIAMENKLPIIYLVDSAGVYLPMQDEIFPDKEHFGRIFRNNAVMSSMGITQISAVMGSCVAGGAYLPIMSDEALIVDKTGSIFLAGSYLVKAAIGESIDNETLGGATTHCEISGVTDYKSKDDKDALDTIKKIMSKIGDYTKAGYNRIAPAKPTKDPEEIFGILPASRADQYDMRDIIDRLVDNSEFDEYKEGYGQSILTGYARINGWAVGIVANQRKLVKTKKGEMQFGGVIYSDSADKATRFIANCNQKKIPLVFLQDVTGFMVGSKSEHGGIIKDGAKMVNAVSNSVVPKFTIIIGNSYGAGNYAMCGKAYDPRLIVAWPSAELAVMSGNSAAKVLLQIETASLKKQGKEITPEVEKELFDRIKSRYDDQVSPYYAASRIWTDGIIDPRDTRKWISMGIEAADHAPIEKPFNLGVIQV, from the coding sequence ATGGATTTAAAATTCAATAAAAACGAAGATCATAATAAGCTACTTCTTTCAGAAATGCGCACACGCCTAGGGCAAGTAAAACTAGGTGGCGGCCAGAAAAGAATAGATAAGCATAAAGCAAAAGGTAAAATGACGGCGCGCGAGCGCATTAATTACCTTGTAGATAATCCAGATAAATGTATCGAGATTGCTGCCTTTGCAGGTGATGGTATGTATGAAGAACATGGCGGTTGCCCTTCTGGTGGTGTGGTTGTAAAAATAGGTTACGTATCTGGAAAGCAGTGTCTCATTGTTGCAAACGATGCTACGGTTAAGGCCGGAGCCTGGTTCCCTATCACGGGAAAGAAAAACCTAAGAGCGCAAGAAATTGCTATGGAAAATAAACTACCTATCATCTATCTAGTAGATAGTGCAGGTGTGTATTTACCAATGCAGGATGAGATTTTCCCAGATAAGGAACACTTTGGACGCATTTTCCGTAATAATGCGGTAATGAGCAGTATGGGTATTACACAGATCTCTGCTGTAATGGGAAGTTGTGTTGCCGGTGGTGCATATTTACCTATTATGAGCGACGAAGCGCTTATAGTAGATAAAACTGGAAGTATATTCCTCGCGGGAAGTTACCTTGTAAAAGCTGCAATAGGTGAAAGTATTGATAATGAAACCTTAGGTGGAGCTACTACGCATTGTGAGATCTCTGGCGTTACAGATTACAAATCTAAAGACGATAAAGACGCCCTAGATACCATTAAGAAAATAATGAGTAAGATAGGTGATTATACAAAAGCAGGTTACAATCGTATTGCACCTGCAAAACCTACAAAAGATCCAGAAGAAATTTTTGGCATCCTGCCTGCTTCTCGAGCAGATCAATATGATATGCGAGACATTATAGACAGACTGGTAGACAACTCTGAGTTTGATGAGTACAAGGAGGGCTACGGACAATCTATACTTACGGGCTATGCTCGCATTAATGGATGGGCAGTGGGTATTGTCGCAAATCAGCGCAAGCTTGTAAAAACTAAAAAAGGTGAAATGCAGTTTGGCGGAGTAATTTACTCCGACAGTGCAGATAAGGCTACACGCTTTATAGCCAACTGTAACCAGAAAAAAATACCGCTTGTATTCTTACAAGATGTTACTGGCTTTATGGTAGGTAGTAAAAGTGAGCACGGTGGTATTATTAAAGACGGAGCAAAAATGGTAAATGCTGTCTCAAACTCGGTGGTGCCTAAGTTTACGATTATTATAGGAAATTCTTACGGAGCAGGAAACTATGCAATGTGCGGTAAAGCTTATGACCCAAGACTCATAGTAGCCTGGCCAAGTGCAGAGCTTGCAGTAATGTCTGGTAATAGTGCTGCAAAAGTATTACTACAGATAGAAACTGCTTCGCTCAAAAAACAAGGAAAAGAAATTACACCAGAGGTAGAAAAAGAACTTTTTGACCGTATTAAGTCACGTTATGATGATCAAGTATCACCATACTACGCAGCATCAAGAATCTGGACAGATGGCATCATAGATCCACGAGACACCCGTAAATGGATCTCCATGGGTATCGAAGCTGCAGACCACGCTCCTATCGAGAAGCCTTTTAATCTTGGGGTGATCCAAGTATAA